The DNA window ATTGGCGGAACCGAGATTTTGAATCGTCAATAATTACTGACGAAAATATCCACCACATCCATCTTTAATTAAAAGATgatatcattttatttttgatttCCGTCTTGCATTATCGTGGAGAgttattcttttaattttctccTACCTGTTGCTAAACTCTCCATACATATAACATTgcatatatgtgtgtgtgcgttCTAAAATTATGAGTGGTGGACACTGGTGGATTTTCTCGTTGGGAAGGCTTTAAAGTAACTTCAAATTTACACGTTTGGCTGTCCTGGAAAGGTTTGGTCAAAGAACTTGACGAAATATcgaaatacatatacatatatacacatacTTCGGTGTCAATACGATGAACTGTCAAAATCTAGCAAATGACAGTGTCTTGAAAAAATGTTCATATAAATAAGCATATTTGTAACTGAAACATACAGTTGATAAGACTCGTATTTCATGAAAGAGAAGAATTGTATCTGACATTATTTGTTATTGTTTACGTAAATTACAAATTTATATAGATAACCTGGAAGCACATTATAattctaaatattatttaatcatttctatgTTAtcgtgtattattttttaatgatattacTTGCACAATATTATGAAGGTATACAATGGAGGTTTTGGAGACAAGAAACCTTCTTAGAGACTTGGATTTAACTTTACAACCTCGTATTGTACCGCGATATAAAACCTGGCTTCCTCTTGCTACACAGCAGGTAAATTCGAAATAAATGTTGTgtacgttaaataaataatatttacaaaacatATTTTGTTAGATTTTACTCGTGTACTAATTCACTTTATGCGGCATATAATTTTCAGTTGAGACTTAGAAATCTTGTACAAATAATAGGATGTAATTTAAAACCAAACATACATGACGGGCCTTGTTCGTTTTATTATACACTACATAGAACAAGCATGTCATCTCCTTTGTACACAAGCGAAGCGATTGACAATGCCAATCCAAGATGGTCAAGTCTCGATGTATCAAATATACATGCCACCGATTATTCTACTGCCAGTGGTGAGCATTATAATCTGTTGGTACCTTAAATGTGTAATGTTGTCATTAACAACATTATAAAACTGATATCTGTAACCTTATATTTTATAAAGCatataaaaagaatatttataaattctttaacAGAGATAATTGTAAGACTATGGAAAAGAATGATTGTGGTTAACGCACCAACTGATGTAACTGTATTTACATGGGGCATATCTTTTACTGGTCTGGCATACATTGGTCCAAAATTACCAAATAATTTAGAAACTGTTCTGAAAGCAAATTctctaatttttcaatttcatggTGGTTACTTTACACCAATGTATTGCTTTGTCGAGACACCTGAATTGAaaagatatatacatataaaagtCAACAATTCTGAAATAAGAGATAGTTACACTGTGAGTAAACTTAGtagtttgaaaaataaaatgcagGCACTAAAACAACAGACGGAGTCAGTGCAGACACTAAGAATGCGTATTGCTTCGGGAGATAACTTTCATACTCCAAAGTATTCACAATCTTCGTTAAACAGATTACTTCAACCTCGTAAAGTAAATAGAGAGAAGAAAGCTGAGATATTAAAAATACGCAAGGAATTAGAAATGGCCagatttagaacaaaattattagaacaGGAAAGAACAAGGAAAATGAGTGAACTAAGAGTGTTGACTCAGTTACATTCTACTATTATGGAGGAAAATCAAGGCTATGGTAAAAAACGATATTTGTTCATTTTTAACTGTACATATTGAAATCTAAGCTtatttaacatatttttatgtgtATTATAGGTTCAGATTTGATGGAAAAATATAGGGTACTAAATAAAGATATAGAAAGATTACACGAGTGGCGACAGAATCAAATAGATACAAGGGATACATACGTTCAATTGTGTAGCCAACTTGCTTGTAGAAGAAGGCAATTAATTTCAGAACTAAGTTTaatatatcctataatccagGTATGAATTATTGATTAAAAATTGTCATATTCTATATTTATGTTAATACTAGTATGAGTACTGTAatcgtaattaattaatttcatcgTGCAGGATGGAAAAGGAAAATTTAGAATACACAATGCGCATCTACCAGATAGTGAAGATTTAGAATTGTCAGATGATACTGAAGTAGCTGTAGCATTGGGATTTGTTGCTCATACCACGCAAATGATTGCTAATTTTCTTAACATACCTACTAGATATCCTATTATACATTACGGATCACGTAGTAAAGTTATAGATCATATTACGGATCACTTACCTGACAATGAAAGACAGTAAGTATTctgtttttatatatttttatagtttcattgaaacgatataattaataaaattaattattttctagaTTTCCATTGTTTGCTCGTAGTAAAGATAAATTACAATTCCGTTATGCAGtttatttattaaacaaaaacaTAGCTCAGTTGAGGTGGTACTGTGGCCTTCCAACAACAGACTTACGAGCAACGCTTCCAAACTTAGTTACCTTGATAAACATTAGGCCAAATCAATCTCAGTATGTTAcactattattattaacacgttcgagACGGTATATCAAAATCGGCTTCGTCTCAAACATGTTAAAGTATTAAACTGAAGaattatgaaatatttcatGACCATAAAACTTTATGTTTCAGTTTGGATAATTCAAAACGAACTTATTCTACGTCATCTCTGGATATCGATATTGGCAATGGGAAACAAAACGTACCACTGACACCACCTATTCAGAagataattttcgaaaaatgccaTCGATCCTCGAGGTCTATGAGTCAATTGAAGAGTATAAAATCGTCTCTTGGATCTTCTTTGGATCAAGGTTTAGATAAGCCTGTACACTCTCTCGTTTTAAGCAGTCAATCAAAACGAATTTGCAAGTCGGAAGAAAGTGCCATAGACAATAAAACATTGGTACTAGCGAAATATAGGTCGAGTAATAGTAGCAATGAAACTTTAAACGATGCTATTTTAAGTAATATAAGTGGTACAAATGTCGAAGACAGTAGTCAAGCAAATAATGCAATTGCAATAGAAAGTAATATAGAAATAATGATACCTACATCAGTTTCCAAATCAACTAATGCTGCAGATAGTTTGGAGGGCTCGATAAGCGTAAGGGACAGAAGCTCGAACTCAATAAGTAGTTGTGAAATGGCACTTACTAGTAGTCAAAATGGGGACGATAGTTCAAACGATAATAATATAGTCAAGAAAAATGAACCTGAAGAATTTAGCGAAGTATTAAAGAATGTTAATGATGTTGTAGATAGTGCTCTAAAAAATAGTaaacagaatatagaatataatatagaaaAAGTTTCACAAGTTTGCGATGATCCGGGAATGGCATCTGGCGAAGCAAGTTATATTCATGAAAGTTCTGCGATTGCTATCGAAACCTCGACGCATAACAAAGAACAGTTTGCTAAGTCATGTTTATCTTTAGACGATATAATATCATGTACTTATGAAGGAAATGAACAGAAACAAAGAACAAGTTCCATTTGTAGTTATCCAGAAGAATATCTTACATCCAAAGATGCTATATTGCAAAAACAATACAATTCGAAGACGAAGTAAGTATAGAGAAATAGGATACTGTAGTATATACTGtggtataaaaattacaaagcaGTTAACTTCGTTATATGTTACAGGAAAGATAGTGTAGACTCGTTACATTCTAAACATTGGTGTCATAACGATGCAAATAAGGAATTAACAGTAAGTATATATAAATCCGATTGATTTAATTAtcattctttttaatattaatgcAATATTGTTTACTATGATTTTAGTTGGAAACAGAATTAATACAATCAGCACAGAAATGTGACTTTCAAGCATCAAGCGAATATATAGACATCATTAAACGTAGTTCGGAAAATGTATATGCACGTACTGAAGCTTTAGCTAACAAGCAAACCAGTTTTAAAGTTATGAAACCTCGACTGTAATatttatattctagaatatactgCGACGCTGTTATTGCTGTAGTAGTTGATGTCTAACTGCACCAGATCCCAAAACATTCAATACATGGCTCACATAGGATATTAAAGTATTTATTGTGTTATTAAACGGGAGTCTAGTACACTATTCCTTACTTGTTAAAATTCAAATCTAATATGCAAACTAATATGTAAACTTTACTGAAGTAAAGGAACATAGATAAAGAACTAAGTGTGCAGTAATAATATGTTGATTATGTTTGATGTtgtattttcttaattttcgaatttcatgaaaattgaaaagaataatTTAACGTGATATGTTATATAGTTCAAATTAACTTATGTATATAAAATTTAGATATGCATATGCGTACCAGCTCTGTGCGTACATATATCTGTGAAGGCTAGTTGCATGCGTGCGCGCGGGCGCGTATGTGGTTATGTATAGTGATTTATGCAAGTATCATTAACAGTATTTTCAGTAGTCGAACAGTTCATAGGTCTACTAATGGTACTGGttattatagaataaaatttcatgATAATGATTATTGTATGATTACTATAATGTCAAAATCATTGTAtgcttatatttttttaaatgcgaTGTTTATGTATATAAAATTGGTACTATTCATATTTCTATGTACAGGCAATAAGATTAAGTTGATTTGATACATAAATAATGTGTTCAATTAAATACTATTTCGTCGATACTTAGGGAAtgttgaattaaaatttttagacGTGGCTGTTACGTCATTATTAAAAAACCAATAACATCAGTGCAAAGTGTATATGGAAGGACCAACGAAAATATTAAATCAATTATTATATACAGTGTGAGCCGAGGAGTTGTGGGTATTTTTGTAAGACCTCGAGCGTGCCGCCTAATTGAGCGACTGGGGCCAGtgtcgtcagatcaagacttgtaccTCCATTCTATGTAATTTTCACTTCTACTGCGCTATTCTCAACTTTCCGAtgtgtttcgtctctgtcgtgcatactcgggtactggcagacagagggtaactttttcccctcaattcgtgcacCTTCccttcatctggcgacactgactgGGGCTAGCTTCCACAGCCACAGCTTGCCTTACTCTCTCAACGTTTTCCGGAGTTCTTGCTGTTCGATCTCTGCCTCGAGCAGTACCTGGTCTCTAAGAACCAGTAGTCCTGAAGTTCTGTATTCATTTTAAAATCGTGTTCCTTGATGGACCAGCTTCTCGACGTCTGACGTTGAAACGGTGTCGAAATGCTCGGTGTGTAGCAGGCATAGTCGCCAGATAagaggagggagcacgaattgaggggataaagttaccctctctctgccagtaccgggtcagtcacgtgacattgtgacacagacacgacagagacggaacgcgtcacgtgaccggaaacgtggggaatagcgcggtagaaggggaagttagagtgggggaacaagtcttgatatGGCGATACTGGGCGGAGCTACAGCCGTTACAAAAATGTCACACCTTTTTAGCTCACCCTGTACTTACCTAAACCATTCTGGTTGGAAAGGGCGACTTTATAATAATTGCCAGTTAGAAAGAACATATGTATAATAGAATGACTAAATTAGAGTGTATGCTGGTCCATTGTAATCAAGTATTTCCAATGATATATTTCTTACTtgtttattatataaaaaagtatAGTAACAAATATGGAATAGTATAAAAAATGATAACAAAAATTTCCTTTGAAATAGAAACAGTAAATCAAACTGACAGATGTCAGTGATTTAATAAACAatgaaatgaaaagcaataaCAGTGACTAACAAATTGgtgataaaatataatatatttcgcAATATATAGGAAggcatttcaaagaaatttcaatGTCATTAAaactattcaaatttttttatttctgctGTCGTATGGATACTTAATTATGAATTTATGGCATTTTCAATATTCTAGCTATTGTTTTAGAAAACTATACAATGTGATATTTTATTTGTAAGAATGCAAACAAAAATATGTCACTATGTTTTATGAAATTTATGGcaataatttcttaattttaCTATGCATATCAATAAACTACAATATTTATACACAAAATAAAGATTCAATGATTActaaatatgaaaaaaattaaattaatgtaTATACAATACATATTCATCTAAATATTCATTTCCATGTCTTAGGATAAAACAAGTAGGATGTATGTATTTCTAGTTGCAGACTTAGGATGCTAACAATAAGTATCTTACCGTATACTAACTGTAAGTTTGTTGTCTTCTTACCATTTCAGTGTTTCATTTCTTCATTATTACAATGGACAACATAAACGACAACTGCATACTTTAGGCgttgttaataattaatatttatgaatATACATAATGCCTTAGGCTTATATAATTCATTAATGAATTACTTATTCATTAATGAatattatttctatttattacaCAGGATTGTAAATTTTGTACGATACTATTATATCAGCTCTCCATTTTTTCCGCATTCGCAAACACACGCATTcgtttttgtattttacaaattcTTTCACTTGCACAATACAAAATTTTTTCGTTACTTTACATCAATAGTTGAAATAGTAAAATAAcaatagtgttaaaaatttGGTTACCTGAGCCAGAGTTGATCTTGATGCATTTGGAAAATTTACAATTCTCGTAACGTGAAAGCCGTTAAAATCACAGGCTTTCTGAAGTATTGACATTACAAATGCCGTGGAATGCGAAATCTTTTAATGGTTTACCCTATTCTTCGTCTGAGATTATAATACATTAGCAATTTTACCAATTAAAGCTGCACGATACtcttataaattatttaacaagAATATCTAATTTAGTGACAATCACAATTCGTTAATTGATTAATGAatctattttttaattgattaatatCAAACTTTAGTTAAGAATATTCTAGCATATATCTAATTATCTTAATTCATACATTCTAGAATTTGAGTtgtcatttttcaaatttttagacaTGACTTATAAGACGAAAGTGACAAGTTAAGACTTATTTTAAGTGCCTATTTGCAGGTAAGACTAATTGTAAATTTTAAGGTCTTTTAATCAAAACATGCACCCAAATAATATATGAAAGGGtacaaattaattaatcctATAAAATAAGTTTCAGAGACCAAGTTGACTGCAATATCTGAAGATATCGCTAGAAATTAAAACCTTCGGTTCTTTGTACGGCCGTGCAACAGTCTTATTTCTTACTCTGTAACATCTTTGTGTTCAGAATCTGCATCAACAGTGGTACAACACTCTGTATCCGATTTATCTTGTAATTCATTAGTAATATCAGTCAGTTTTTCACTAATATTCCACAAACGCAGTGCTACATCAGAATCTAATTTCTTTGTTGAAATATAAAGTTTACAATCTCGGTAAATATTACCAGTACTCTCAGATAAAGAAGGTTCTATTGCACAATGCACCACAGTTTGAGCACcctaaataataaatacataaatgatTATAGTAACAGTGtccattgtaaaaatatttgttatggACTATGTATAGTATAGTTGTAAATTCGTTATTCAAACGATGGCGTTAATTGATTCACCATTAATTAAAGCAGTATAAaagtatataaaaattgatgtacttGAAATGGCTACAAGAAAAATTCtttcattataataattttcttttacaactaCGCTATATCACATCCATCGAGTATAATGGTGAGAAATACCTGATTTGCTGTACGTAAGAACATGAAAGCAATAGGTGAGAAAATAATGTAATGAAACCAACTTCTTTTCACATTTCTAAACAGTCCTGTGTAAGTAAAACCAGGACATACCATATAAATGTTAATACCATGGTTTTTAGTCCTTCTTGCAAGTTCAATACCAAAATAGGTGTTTGCTAACTTTGAATTACAGTAAGCAGGATTCATGCGTCCTTTAATGGTCAAGTCTTTTTCGCCATTTAAATTTGAAAAGTCTATTTTTCCATGTTCAAATAACTTTGATGTCACAATTACGATCCTATTGTGAAtcaattttaatgaattaaGGATAAATTTCATTCATAATACAGTATTCTGTCCATAACTGTGAAAAAGATCTCTGCTGCAACagctaaaattttatttctaccaCTGGGAGATTCCCTTGGAacaagcgaagcaaaagatagCAACTTTTCtatataatatttgtttttttttatgaacCTTTTACcttcgtattcgtctcgtttttctaattaaaattacaccaaacatgatatagtTACTgtcataattacttgtgtaataggCGATTAAAGTTTTGGGCATGAAACAGGATGGCGAACggagaagagagacagagagtcgAACCTCAGTCCCTCTTCCTTTTTCAATTGCTATCCTTTTGTACGTTCACCatactacaaagaatgtagcacctcTACTATAACTGTGACTCTGCAGACCCAATATTTTCACAGTTACAGAGAGAATACTGTAATACTAATTTACAACGAACCTGCTTGGTGCATTTTGTTTTAACGTTTCTAAGAGCAAATTTGTAAGTAGAAAATGTCCCAAGTGATTTACACCAAAGTGAATTTCAAAGCCTTCTTCGGTTAGAGCATGTTCTTTGAAAGGAACATATACTCCTGCGTTGTTAATTAACACATGAATCTGTGGAAAATTTTTTATCACCTCTGCAGCAAAGTCTTTGATCGATGAGAATGATGCTAAATTCAATTTCATGGGTAtctgtaaaaataataattgtagttaTTCATACGATAATATTAGATATTAATACATATTCATTAAGAAGTAATAAAGAATTGATTTACTAATTCTCCAGTAGGTATCTTAGAACGTATGTCAGATATGGTATCCCGAGCATTTTGTAAACTTCTGCAGGCTAGAATAATTGTAGCTTTTCTTCTTGCCAATTCCTTTACGGTTTCTTTACCAATGCCAGAATTGGCACCTGTTACAATGTACACTCGGCCGTGTAAGCTATCCATATTCTTGCATCTTCCCCATGTGCCTTCACGGCATTTTCGGAATAATCCAATAAAAAATACTACCGGCAAAATATAGTAGCACCATGTAGAAATCATGTTTGATTCTCAGCTATCGCTTATTCCATGCGTATGTACACTGCAGGTATTCGAATGAAAAGGTATTTGCATACAATGAATCGATAAGATGAAAACCTTTTTAATGCACACTCATGCTTTCTTACTATTTACGTGCAAACCAGTTAAAGATTTGCAACCTTTAAGTTAACCTTATTTACAACACGATTGAATTTAATAGTTATAGTTTACAATTTATATTTCCATACGAAGACACGTGTGACAGAAAATCGCTACATTGCCGCAATATTTTGATATAATAGAACTTAAAATGTCATGTTTTAATATATGAATTCGTTATGACACAATTATTTAGTGTAACCAGAGACGAATTTCTATATCACCAATATCCCTAGTGCACAGTATCTTCATTACATATAGAAACGAAACTGGACGAAACTGAGACAATCGGTACTGGTGGAGACCTTTATTGTTAGTTGATGTTCttgttgtttaaaatactacCACAGATTGCTTGGTCATGCGAAATAAGTTGTGGTCCATGAACACAGCTGCAATTTGTTCAGATGTAAGCTGTGTCTTTTTTTGAAATTCCGTCGAAaggaaataaaacattttttaatgtagtATTGCTATTTACTAATTAGATTAATAGTGAGACATTCGATTAACGCAAATGTTATTAAGTTTGAGACGATACTTTGCTTTGTAGATAACATGTTTATATTCTGCGTGTATTCTTTGACGTACTACAGTTCATATCCCTGTAACCCTATAAGTGTCGGACAGTAAAAGCTTGGGTAAGTTTGAGATAGcagaaacatttttgtaaattatattattcaatTTGAGAAGAAAAAGTAAAGCGAACTTCAGATAAAAGAAGTCAAAGTGTGACGGAAAAGAGCAAAACATATTCATCATTCTGAATAATGAAACTTCGCATTTGTAACGAGATTTTATCCTTACGATTTATTATATGGATTAACTACTCTTTTCTCGCTACAATAAATGGAGAAAAAAACTATCTAACCACATACACATAGTTCTttcattattttacaatttttcaggaAATGTAATATCAACGTGTAGCATACCTAGTTGAACCGGACTCGAAAAgcgataaaatattataaataaaagaatataccatctATTCAACAGAATAACTGGTTTAAATCATAGTGTACTGTAGATGAATGATGGGATTCTTTTagaaaaaaagtaaaattaaaacatttgtGATATGATTACTGAGGGATAGTTTATAAGGGAAGATTGACTTTCTAGATTTGTTCAAACTCGTTTAATGGTTTGCTCGTGAATATTCACGTGTACATTATGACATCTAGCTTTGGTACTGACAAACAAAGCTCGCTGATATGTCCGGTCATTAAAAACGACCCTTTTTAAGGGTGTCAAGTGGTGTTCTCAGCGCACATTGAGCCAGTATGGATGGCGATATCTGATGCGCATGATCCGCGCGCCGATGTTCGTGCCCAAGGTGCAACAGTGTTGACCCCTCCTAAGGCTGAGTCATCGGAGACCCGACGACTTTAGAACGATAACGCACACAGTGAGAGAACTGTTTATGTTAGCCATCGAGTGAGGATCGTTTTTAACAACAGATCTCGGACGGCGAACggcgaacgacgacgacgaaagtAGTAACCTACAATACTCCGACGAAGGAAGATTCGTGTGATGCacaagaaaattgatttcgttGAAAAGCCGATTCCTTAATATTTTTTTCGTAACGTGTCATTGCATTGACGACTGTCCCACGATGTCAGAAGTATCTGCAAGTGACCTGTCAGTTTTTTATCAACTTCTAcacgatgaaaatatttgtaattacGAGGTTTCGTCGGACGGTGCGAGTACGACGTGCAGTGATGCCGAGCTAGAAATACAAGACTCGGAACCGGACGAGTTCGATGCGGCGGAATGCGAAGAAGATATGGATGCGAAAAATTACACCGTAGCCGGACGCATCTGGAGGTATATTCCTCCCTATAACAACAACATAAcagaatttcaaaattctttacAAAATCATACGCTTTTGCTGACAAGCAAGAGCGAGAACGTCCAAACGATAGACGAGTGTTTTCGATTGTTCATCGATGAACAAATTATCGATACTATCGTTCTATATACGAATAAGAAGGCGAACGAGAGCGTGCCGCCCAGTAAGAAATGGAAACTAGTGGACAGTATAGAGATCGACGCATTTTTAGGGATTCTATTGCTCGCCGGACGATTCAGGGAATCTCGCGAAAGGAAACGTGACCTATGGAGAAAGAACGAGGCGTTTTCCCGACCATTTTATGCAGCTACCATGTCCCGGGATAGATTTGTAGATATATTGAAATACATCCGTTTCGAT is part of the Halictus rubicundus isolate RS-2024b chromosome 3, iyHalRubi1_principal, whole genome shotgun sequence genome and encodes:
- the Uvrag gene encoding UV-resistance associated gene; this encodes MEVLETRNLLRDLDLTLQPRIVPRYKTWLPLATQQLRLRNLVQIIGCNLKPNIHDGPCSFYYTLHRTSMSSPLYTSEAIDNANPRWSSLDVSNIHATDYSTASEIIVRLWKRMIVVNAPTDVTVFTWGISFTGLAYIGPKLPNNLETVLKANSLIFQFHGGYFTPMYCFVETPELKRYIHIKVNNSEIRDSYTVSKLSSLKNKMQALKQQTESVQTLRMRIASGDNFHTPKYSQSSLNRLLQPRKVNREKKAEILKIRKELEMARFRTKLLEQERTRKMSELRVLTQLHSTIMEENQGYGSDLMEKYRVLNKDIERLHEWRQNQIDTRDTYVQLCSQLACRRRQLISELSLIYPIIQDGKGKFRIHNAHLPDSEDLELSDDTEVAVALGFVAHTTQMIANFLNIPTRYPIIHYGSRSKVIDHITDHLPDNERQFPLFARSKDKLQFRYAVYLLNKNIAQLRWYCGLPTTDLRATLPNLVTLINIRPNQSHLDNSKRTYSTSSLDIDIGNGKQNVPLTPPIQKIIFEKCHRSSRSMSQLKSIKSSLGSSLDQGLDKPVHSLVLSSQSKRICKSEESAIDNKTLVLAKYRSSNSSNETLNDAILSNISGTNVEDSSQANNAIAIESNIEIMIPTSVSKSTNAADSLEGSISVRDRSSNSISSCEMALTSSQNGDDSSNDNNIVKKNEPEEFSEVLKNVNDVVDSALKNSKQNIEYNIEKVSQVCDDPGMASGEASYIHESSAIAIETSTHNKEQFAKSCLSLDDIISCTYEGNEQKQRTSSICSYPEEYLTSKDAILQKQYNSKTKKDSVDSLHSKHWCHNDANKELTLETELIQSAQKCDFQASSEYIDIIKRSSENVYARTEALANKQTSFKVMKPRL
- the LOC143352621 gene encoding retinol dehydrogenase 11, which gives rise to MISTWCYYILPVVFFIGLFRKCREGTWGRCKNMDSLHGRVYIVTGANSGIGKETVKELARRKATIILACRSLQNARDTISDIRSKIPTGELIPMKLNLASFSSIKDFAAEVIKNFPQIHVLINNAGVYVPFKEHALTEEGFEIHFGVNHLGHFLLTNLLLETLKQNAPSRIVIVTSKLFEHGKIDFSNLNGEKDLTIKGRMNPAYCNSKLANTYFGIELARRTKNHGINIYMVCPGFTYTGLFRNVKRSWFHYIIFSPIAFMFLRTANQGAQTVVHCAIEPSLSESTGNIYRDCKLYISTKKLDSDVALRLWNISEKLTDITNELQDKSDTECCTTVDADSEHKDVTE